Proteins from a single region of Gossypium arboreum isolate Shixiya-1 chromosome 1, ASM2569848v2, whole genome shotgun sequence:
- the LOC108481674 gene encoding leucine-rich repeat receptor-like serine/threonine-protein kinase BAM2 yields the protein MAVLLPYFVVSVSTKTKIDTSIDQSALQALKAHVVSDPQKILKTNWSITTSVCNWVGVTYGSRHQRVIAVNLSNMLLTGTLPPQIGNLSFLTSLNLMNNSFHGSLPIQLANLHRLKFIELGENYFYEEIPSWFDSFPKLQYLL from the coding sequence ATGGCCGTGCTGTTACCTTACTTTGTTGTTTCAGTCTCTACCAAGACAAAAATCGATACCAGCATTGATCAGTCAGCTCTTCAAGCACTGAAAGCTCATGTTGTTAGCGATCCTCAAAAGATTTTGAAAACCAACTGGTCTATTACAACTTCTGTTTGTAATTGGGTTGGTGTCACTTATGGATCTCGACATCAAAGAGTCATAGCTGTTAATCTTTCTAACATGCTTCTCACTGGCACTCTACCACCTCAAATTGGAAATTTATCTTTCCTTACTTCACTCAACTTGATGAACAACTCATTTCATGGCTCATTACCCATTCAGTTGGCTAATTTGCATCGACTGAAATTTATAGAATTGGGTGAAAActatttttatgaagagattcCATCATGGTTTGATTCCTTTCCTAAACTTCAATACttgttgtag